A region from the Longimicrobium terrae genome encodes:
- a CDS encoding asparagine synthetase B family protein — protein MSAFVCTLSPDAAPSADAAGRLRHLGIAAHSVISDGPFCAAAGEPVLRPLTARRGALAAAGDVRLDNRADLLRFAAPVRPDAPDLEFVLALFDVHGEHCIPMLAGDFAVVLWDGRTRTLVAARDAFGVRPLFHATAGGTLRIASRLEALAQDAAYDEAWVSGFLLGGSSNPERTLWEGRRAVPPGGVLVAAEGRVQERRWWRAEDFVPARHADGAEAAAQVRRLFADAVRVRLGAPGETWSQLSGGLDSSAVVSTAQWLAEAGEAPGLAGTVSVVDSLGDGDETRYSDEVLRRWNVRGESVRDPWPWQDDGEPPVATDEPRPMFPYWARDRRMCAIVRDAGGRVMLSGQGSDHYLDGPGTFAADLLRTGRVGEALRTVTLHAVARRQSFYHGLWRDALRPLLPAALSGAGARPAAPAWVQQRFARRAGMTAARPRSRPGRVWSDETGVYLRILAGQLERGPFTEGMEVRYPFLDRRLAEFCLRLPVEQRVRPGGSKWVLREAMRGILPEAVRTRRGKGGIDARILWALQHEAPRVGWLLRDPWVAQAGWVDADALRAAVERARQGEVDNLSHLLGTLSLETWLRVRAGAWAPVRAETRDAVAA, from the coding sequence ATGAGCGCGTTCGTCTGCACGCTGTCGCCCGACGCGGCCCCGTCCGCCGACGCCGCGGGCCGGCTGCGCCATCTGGGGATCGCGGCGCATTCGGTCATCAGCGACGGACCGTTCTGCGCCGCCGCCGGAGAGCCCGTGCTGCGTCCGCTGACCGCCCGGCGCGGCGCGCTGGCCGCGGCGGGAGACGTGCGGCTGGACAACCGCGCGGACCTGCTGCGCTTCGCCGCGCCGGTGCGGCCGGACGCGCCGGACCTGGAGTTCGTACTGGCGCTCTTTGACGTGCACGGCGAGCACTGCATCCCCATGCTGGCGGGCGACTTCGCCGTGGTGCTGTGGGATGGCCGCACGCGCACCCTAGTGGCCGCGCGCGACGCGTTCGGCGTCCGCCCGCTCTTTCACGCCACGGCGGGCGGCACGCTCCGCATCGCCTCCCGGCTGGAGGCGCTGGCCCAGGACGCGGCCTACGACGAGGCGTGGGTGTCGGGCTTTCTGCTGGGCGGCAGCAGCAACCCCGAGCGCACGCTGTGGGAAGGGCGCCGCGCCGTTCCGCCGGGCGGCGTGCTGGTCGCCGCGGAGGGCAGGGTGCAGGAGCGGCGCTGGTGGCGGGCGGAGGACTTTGTTCCCGCGCGGCACGCGGACGGCGCGGAGGCCGCCGCCCAGGTGCGGCGCCTGTTCGCCGACGCGGTGCGCGTCCGCCTGGGCGCGCCGGGCGAAACGTGGTCGCAGCTTTCCGGCGGACTGGATTCGTCCGCGGTCGTGTCCACGGCGCAGTGGCTGGCGGAGGCGGGAGAAGCGCCGGGGCTGGCGGGAACGGTGTCGGTGGTGGACTCGCTCGGGGATGGGGACGAGACGCGCTATTCGGATGAGGTGCTGCGGCGGTGGAACGTGCGCGGCGAGTCCGTCCGCGACCCCTGGCCCTGGCAGGACGATGGCGAGCCGCCCGTCGCCACGGATGAGCCGCGCCCCATGTTCCCGTACTGGGCGCGCGACCGGCGGATGTGCGCCATCGTCCGCGACGCGGGCGGGCGGGTGATGCTGAGCGGGCAGGGCTCCGACCACTACCTGGACGGCCCCGGCACCTTTGCCGCCGACCTGCTGCGGACGGGGCGCGTGGGCGAGGCGCTGCGGACCGTGACGCTGCACGCGGTGGCGCGCCGGCAGTCCTTCTACCACGGCTTGTGGCGCGACGCGCTCCGTCCCCTGCTTCCCGCCGCGCTGAGCGGCGCGGGGGCGCGGCCGGCGGCGCCCGCCTGGGTGCAGCAGCGGTTCGCGCGCCGCGCGGGAATGACAGCGGCGCGCCCCCGCTCGCGCCCGGGGCGCGTGTGGAGCGACGAAACGGGCGTCTACCTGCGCATCCTGGCCGGGCAGCTGGAACGCGGGCCGTTCACGGAGGGGATGGAGGTGCGCTACCCCTTTCTGGACCGCCGCCTGGCCGAGTTCTGCCTGCGACTGCCGGTGGAGCAGCGCGTGCGCCCCGGGGGCTCCAAGTGGGTGCTGCGCGAGGCGATGCGCGGCATTCTCCCCGAGGCGGTGCGCACGCGCCGCGGCAAGGGCGGCATCGACGCGCGCATCCTGTGGGCGCTGCAGCACGAGGCGCCGCGCGTGGGCTGGCTGCTGCGCGACCCGTGGGTGGCGCAGGCGGGGTGGGTTGATGCGGACGCACTCCGCGCGGCGGTGGAGCGCGCGCGGCAGGGCGAGGTGGACAACCTGTCGCACCTGCTGGGCACGCTGTCGCTGGAGACATGGCTGCGGGTGCGCGCCGGCGCGTGGGCACCGGTGCGTGCGGAGACGCGGGACGCCGTCGCGGCGTAA